Proteins found in one Acidobacteriota bacterium genomic segment:
- a CDS encoding GMC family oxidoreductase → MARDFDTDFAVVGSGFGGSVSALRLAEKGWRVVVLEKGTRFSPEDFPKTNWNLPKYFWLPGLGFRGLFKMTFLKHVTALSGVGVGGGSLVYANTLPVPGDSFFTSPSWASLADWKRELAAHYATAKRMLGTTRVPFTSPPDDVLRDVGRDLGLVDKWQSTDVAVFFGEPGVTVPDPYFGGEGPERTGCHSCGACMIGCRHGAKNTLDKNYLWFAEKKGVRIEPDAEVTWVKPLEGGGYELTVRRGREPFPFLRKKTTMTARNVVFAGGVIGTVELLLKLKESPEGLPKISDRIGDFVRTNSEVLMGVVSDKNEDLSKGIAIGSILETDEHSHLEPVRYPAGSGFFRLLAMPHAPGDTVAERLANALGLLFRHPGKTLKAWLTPDWAKHTMILLYMRTVDGTLRMTLGRGLRNGFRHALATAPGTGTPAKAWVPEATELARRVEEKLGGFTQSLLTETLLGIPTTAHILGGCCMGETPAGGVIDAKNRVFGYDGLWVVDGSAISANPGVNPSLTITALAERAMTFVPAKSAAERAA, encoded by the coding sequence GTGGCGCGCGACTTCGACACCGACTTTGCCGTCGTGGGCTCCGGCTTCGGCGGAAGCGTGTCGGCGCTGCGCCTCGCGGAGAAAGGCTGGCGGGTGGTCGTCCTCGAGAAGGGAACGCGCTTCTCTCCGGAGGATTTTCCGAAGACCAACTGGAACCTCCCCAAATATTTCTGGCTGCCGGGCCTCGGCTTCCGCGGCCTCTTCAAGATGACGTTCCTGAAGCACGTCACGGCGCTTTCGGGCGTCGGCGTGGGGGGCGGCTCGCTCGTCTACGCGAACACGCTGCCCGTGCCCGGGGACTCGTTCTTCACGTCGCCGTCGTGGGCGTCCCTCGCGGACTGGAAACGGGAGCTCGCGGCGCACTACGCGACGGCGAAGCGGATGCTCGGTACGACGCGCGTCCCGTTTACCTCGCCGCCGGACGACGTGCTGCGCGACGTCGGACGGGACCTCGGCCTCGTGGACAAGTGGCAGTCCACCGACGTGGCCGTTTTCTTCGGCGAGCCCGGCGTCACGGTGCCGGATCCGTACTTCGGCGGCGAGGGCCCCGAGCGGACGGGCTGCCACTCCTGCGGCGCCTGCATGATCGGCTGCCGCCACGGCGCCAAGAACACGCTCGACAAGAACTACCTCTGGTTCGCCGAGAAAAAGGGCGTGCGGATCGAGCCCGACGCCGAAGTCACGTGGGTCAAGCCGCTCGAGGGCGGCGGCTACGAGCTGACCGTCCGCCGCGGCCGCGAGCCGTTCCCGTTCCTGAGGAAGAAGACGACGATGACCGCGCGAAACGTCGTCTTCGCGGGCGGCGTCATCGGGACCGTCGAGCTCCTCCTGAAGCTCAAGGAGAGCCCGGAGGGCCTGCCGAAGATCTCGGACCGCATCGGCGATTTCGTCCGGACGAACTCCGAGGTCCTCATGGGCGTCGTGAGCGACAAGAACGAGGACCTCTCGAAGGGGATCGCGATCGGGTCGATCCTCGAGACGGACGAGCACTCGCACCTCGAGCCCGTCCGCTACCCGGCGGGCTCCGGCTTCTTCCGCCTCCTCGCGATGCCGCACGCGCCCGGCGACACGGTGGCCGAGCGCCTCGCGAACGCGCTCGGCCTCCTCTTCCGCCACCCTGGCAAGACGCTGAAGGCGTGGCTCACGCCCGACTGGGCGAAGCACACGATGATCCTCCTCTACATGCGCACCGTGGACGGCACGCTGCGCATGACGCTCGGCCGCGGGCTGCGCAACGGCTTCCGCCACGCGCTCGCGACGGCGCCGGGCACGGGCACTCCCGCGAAGGCGTGGGTGCCCGAGGCGACGGAGCTTGCGCGCCGCGTCGAGGAGAAGCTCGGCGGCTTCACGCAGAGCCTTCTGACGGAGACGCTGCTCGGCATCCCGACGACCGCGCACATCCTCGGCGGCTGCTGCATGGGCGAGACGCCCGCGGGTGGCGTCATCGACGCGAAAAACCGCGTCTTCGGGTACGACGGCCTCTGGGTCGTCGACGGCTCGGCGATCTCCGCGAACCCCGGCGTCAACCCGTCGCTCACGATCACGGCGCTCGCCGAGCGCGCGATGACGTTCGTGCCGGCGAAGTCCGCGGCCGAGCGCGCGGCCTGA